The window CTGCGCGACTGGGACTTGATGATGGCCAAGATTCGCAGCCTGCTGCCACGCCATCGTGAAGAACGCATCATGACCCTGGCCGGCGAATGCCATGAAGTGTTGGGGGCGTTTGTGCGAGGGCAATTGTTGGTGATGGTGGCGCTTGGCTTCATCTATGCGGCGGGATTGATGCTGGTGGGCCTGGAGCTGGGGCTATTGATCGGCTTGATCGCCGGGCTTGCGGCCATCGTGCCCTACATGGGCTTCGTCATCGGTATCGGCGCGGCGTTGATTGCCGGCTTGTTCCAGTTTGGCGGTGATCTGTACCCGATGGTCGGCATCGTGGCGGTGTTCATGGTCGGGCAAGCGCTGGAAGGCATGGTGCTGACACCGTTGCTGGTGGGTGATCGCATCGGCCTGCATCCAGTGGCGGTGATCTTTGCGATCCTGGCAGGGGGTGAGTTGTTCGGTTTTACCGGGGTCCTGCTGGCGCTGCCGGTGGCGGCGGTGATCATGGTGCTGGTGCGTCATATGCACGATCTGTACAAGGATTCAGACATCTACAGTGGCGTCGAAGACCCCGAGCTATAGCGCCAATGGCGGGCGCGGCGGTTGTCCCAGCGTCAGGGAAACCGTCGCTCCATCGTTCTGTCGCTGCAAACCTTTGATTTTGCTCGTGGTCCGGCGCATTGTGCGGTCCGCGTCACGGGTATAAACTTTGCGCACTTTACACAGAGGCCACTAACGGTTCTTTTGGAACTGTTCAGTCAGCATGAAACCGATTCAGCTGCCCCTAGGTGTGCGTCTGCGTGATGACGCCACCTTTATCAACTACTACCCAGGCGCCAATGCCGCTGCACTCGGCTATGTCGAGCGGCTTTGCGAAGCCGACGCCGGCTGGACCGAGAGCCTGATTTATCTGTGGGGCAAGGACGGGGTGGGGCGCACGCATCTGTTGCAGGCCGCTTGCCTGCGGTTCGAGCAATTGGGTGAGCCGGCGGTGTATCTGCCATTGGCCGAGTTGCTGGATCGCGGCGTAGAGATCCTCGACAATCTTGAACAGTACGAACTGGTCTGCCTGGATGATCTTCAGGCGGTGGCCGGCAAGGCTGATTGGGAAGAAGCGCTGTTTCACCTGTTCAACCGGTTACGCGACAGCGGCCGGCGTTTGCTGATTGCTGCATCGACGTCGCCGCGGGAGCTGCCGGTGAAGCTGGCCGATCTCAAGTCCCGTCTCACCCTGGCGCTGATTTTCCAGATGCGCCCGCTCTCCGATGAAGACAAGCTCCGTGCATTGCAGTTGCGCGCTTCCCGGCGTGGCCTGCACCTGACCGATGAGGTCGGGCACTTCATCCTTACCCGCGGCACCCGCAGCATGAGCGCGTTGTTCGAACTGCTCGAACGTCTCGACCAGGCGTCGCTTCAGGCCCAGCGCAAGCTGACCATCCCTTTTTTGAAAGAAACCCTTGGCTGGTAGAAGTCGCAGCAATAGTGGCTTATAGCCTGTTTCTACCACGGCACAGCCCGCGTCCCTTCTGGGCTGCAGGCTGCAGAGGGTTGAAAACGGTTGGGGCGCTTAGATGTAAACCTAAAACCGAGAAGTCACATTTGCATCGATTGAATTTGCAAATGAGCTTGATAGTGGGCATAGTCTCGCCATCTTTACAACTTCAGCCACGGTCGTGCCCATGCTAAGTCGCTTCGCACCCCTGGTGCCTCTCGCACTCGTTACCCTGTTGTTCGGTTGTGCTGCCCACTCTCCAGTGTCCCAGCAAGCGCAACAACCACAGGTTCAAAATTCCGTTACTGCCCAGTCTTCCTCTGTTGCACTTGAGGAAGAAATGGCCACCGACAAAGAGCTGGCAGACTTCGCCGGCAGCAAGCCTTATCAGCTTCCGGTGCTGGCTGACAGCATCCTGGAGCGGGGCATGTCCTTGATCGGTACCCGCTATCGTTTTGGCGGTTCCTCCGAGGCCGGCTTCGATTGCAGCGGTTTCATCGGGTATCTGTTTCGCGAAGAGGCTGGCATGAGCCTGCCGCGCTCCACTCGCGAAATGATCAACGTGAAGGCCCCGCTGGTTGCTCGTAACGAGCTTGAGCCGGGCGACCTGCTGTTCTTCGCTACCAACGGTCGTCGTGGTCGCGTCAGTCACGCCGGTATCTACCTGGGTGACAACCAGTTCATCCATTCCAGCAGCCGTCGCAGCGGTGGCGTGCGAATCGACAGCCTGGGCGACAGCTACTGGAGCAAGACCTTCATCGAAGCCAAGCGCGCACTCGCGATGGCACCGACCGTGGTCACTGCTCGCAAGTAAGCTCACAGTTTGTAAGGCAAACTTAAAGTCTTACTTGAAGTTTGCCTCATAGCCGCTAGAATCCATGATCATTGATTGATGGCAATCCGCCTGCGTACTCCGCAGGCGGCTTTGTTTTCATGCCCACGGCAGAAAAGCCGCATCCAGATCAGGATTGTTCTGCATATGTCGACGTCGGCCCGCCTCGCTCTCATGCTCCTTGCCGCGCTGCTCAGCGCTTGCGCCAGCCGTACTCCGCCACCTGCGCCCGTGCGGGCTCCGGTGGTATTCGCACCCGCGCAAAGCTTTTCCCCGGTTGCCGAAGACGTGCTGTTCCGGGCGCTGGGGTTGGTGGGGACACCCTATCGTTGGGGCGGTAATACGCCGGATTCAGGCTTTGATTGCAGTGGCCTGATCGGCTATGTGTATCGCGATGCGGCCGGTATCTCCCTGCCGCGTTCCACCCGCGAGATGATTGGTATGCGCGCCCCGAGTGTCGGTAAGGAGGCGTTGCAGACCGGTGATTTGATTTTCTTCGCCACCAACGGTGGCTCTCAGGTCAGCCATGCCGGGATCTATGTCGGGGAGGGGCGTTTCGTCCACGCGCCAGCGACCGGGGGTACGGTCAAGCTCGATAGCCTGTCCAAGGCTTATTGGCAGAAAGCCTATCTGAGTGCCAAGCGTGTGCTGCAACCGGCGCATCTGGCGCGTAATCCCTGACGATTCAAGTTCGCTTTTTGCGCCGGCTCAGCAGAGCTCTTGTGGCGAGAGAACAATCCCTCGCCACAGGTTCCAGTGTTCAGGTCAGCTTCTTCAGCGGTTATTTAGCCCAAACCCGCCAAATCTTGTTCCCCACATCATCTGCCACCAACAGCCCGCCCTGTTTGTCGATCACCACACCCACTGGTCGGCCTTGGGCTTTTTCATCTGCATTCAGGAAACCGGTCAGCACATCCACCGGTTGCCCCACCGGCTTGCCGGCGTTGAAGGGTACGAAAATCACTTTATAGCCGCTGTGGGGTTTACGGTTCCATGAGCCGTGCTGCCCGATGAAAGCCCCTTCGGTAAACGGCGCTGGCAAGGTGCTGCCTTCGGCGAACGTCAGCCCCAGTGACGCGGTGTGTGGGCCGACGGCGTAATCCGGGGCGATGGCCTTGGCCACCAGTTCCGGTTTTTGTGGCTCGACCCGCTTATCGACGTGCTGCCCGTAATAGCTATAGGGCCAACCATAGAAGGCGCCGTCCTTGACTGAGGTGATGTAGTCCGGGACCAGGTCGCTGCCGATCTCATCGCGCTCATTCACCGCGGTCCATAGCGCGCCACTGCGCGGCTCCCAGGCCAGGCCGTTGGGGTTGCGCAGGCCCGAGGCGAAGATGCGGTGATTGCCGCTGGCACGGTCCACTTCCCAGATGGCCGCGCGGCCTTCCTCGGCCTCCATGCCGTTTTCCCCGACATTGCTGTTCGAACCGGTAGTGACGTACAGCTTGCTGCCGTCCTGGCTGGCGATCACGTTTTTGGTCCAGTGGTGATTGAGCGTGCCACCCGGCAGGTCGACGACCTTGGTCGGCTGCGCCTTGATTTGCGTATCGCCCTCTTTATAAGGGAAGCGAATCAGTCGGTCGGTGTCGGCCACGTACAGATCATTGCCCACCAGTGTCATGCCGAACGGTGAATTGAGGTTTTCCAGAAAGACCGTACGGGTTTCGGCGATGCCGTCATGATTGGCATCACGCAACAGGGTAATGCGATTGGGGCTGGGCACCCCCGCGCCGGCGCGGCCCATGACTTTCTCCATGACCCAGCCACGAATGCCTTTGGAGTCGTCCGGTTTGGGCGGCGCGTTGGTTTCTGCCACCAGCACGTCACCGTTGGGTAGCACGTAGAGCCAGCGTGGATGATCCAGCCCTTCGGCGAATGCGCCCACTTGCAGGCCCTGGGCCGGGGTAGGTTTGGCGCCATCCGGCCAGCCGATAGCCTCGGCAATGTTGACGGTGGGGATCAGGGTCTTGTTCGGTTCCGGCAGTTTTGGCGAGGGGCCAGTGCCGTCGGAAACCTGCAGTGTGGAGGACTCGCCGCAAGCAACAAGCCCTGCGGCCAATGCGACGATCAGAAGGTGTGGTGGCTTGAGCATGCGGGCTTCCCTATGAGTGCATGGTGGTTATTCATAGAGAAGCTTAGACCCGCGATGGTTCAACCGGTCAGCCGTGGGCCTGCTTGAACAGCACGGCGATGCCCGGATGATACTGCCCGGCCTCATTGCGCAACTTGCGATAGGCATAAGGGAAGTACCAGGCCACGGCGCAGGTATTTTCCTTCTGCAGTTCATCGATCATGTCCTGCAGTTCTTCCGGCGTGGCGCTCTGCTGGGCCTTTTGCGGTGCGACGAACAGGCAGCCCAATCGCAGGTCACTGGAATAGCTGATACGTTTGGCATCGCTGGTGATGTCGAGCAGCGGCTGGGTGAGATTGAGGTTCTTGACCTTCGGCCAGCGTTGAGTGGCCTGGATGAACGCGCGCTCCTCGGTGCCGGCGATGAACAGATCGGCGCTGACGTTGCGTTCGCCTTCTTCATTCTGTTTGCGAGTGGGGGTGTTCTGCAGCGTGACCATCTCGGCCATCCAGGCTGCGGCCGAGAGCAAGCCAAGATTGGCTTTTTCATCGAACCAGTAAGGTGTGTCGTTATCGCCGCGCACGGCGTTGTAACGGTCGATACAGTCAAACCAGCGTTCCAGCACCGGGCGCAGGAATTCCAGTTTTGGATTGCTGATGATCATGCCTTGCATGCTTTTGCCCTCTTGTTATTGTGATATCGGGTCGTGATGCCTATTTGATATCACTTGCCGCAGCATGGCACAAGATTGGCGTCATTTTATTGATCAGGGCCAATGTCCGCTGTTGAACCTGTGCCGGCTTTAATTGACGCTCCACCCCCAACCCTCTAACCTTCGCGGCTTGTTTCAGGTGCTCTGTGACCGGGCGATCGTTGGGTCGACAGAGTGAAACAGGGAAGCCGGTGAGTGCATACGAACCCGGCGCTGCCCCCGCAACGGTAAATGAGTCAACGCTGCGCCTGGCACTACACAGGCCACCAGCCACTGTGTCCGTAGACATGGGAAGGCGCGCAGCCCGGCATCACGCCGCTCATGAGCCCGGAGACCGGCCTGATTCATCCAACGGCATCACGGTGGGCGATGCCAGGCTTGTTGCCGTCTTTTTTGTGCCCGCCCGCCGTTATCCAATCCCAACGGAGAGCTCCCATGACCCACACCCCCGATCGCGACGAACGCCACCTGGCGCGCATGCTGCGCAAGAAAGCCGTGATCGACGAGCGCATCGCCAACTCGCCCAACGAATGTGGCCTGCTGCTGGTGCTGACCGGCAACGGCAAGGGTAAGAGCAGTTCTGCGTTCGGCATGCTGGCCCGGTCCATGGGCCATGGCATGCAATGCGGCGTGGTGCAATTCATCAAGGGGCGTAACAGCACCGGTGAAGAGCTGTTTTTCCGTCGCTTCCCGGAGCAGGTGCGCTTTCATGTCATGGGCGAAGGCTTCACTTGGGAAACCCAGGATCGCCAGCGCGACATCGCCGCGGCTGAAGCGGCCTGGGCAGTTTCGCGTCAATTGCTGAGCGACCCGTCCATAGGCCTGGTGGTGCTCGATGAACTCAACATTGCCCTCAAGCACGGTTACCTTGACCTGGACCAGGTGCTGAGCGACTTGCAGGCCCGTCCGCCGATGCAGCATGTGGTGGTGACCGGTCGCGGCGCCAAGCCGGAATTGATTGAACTGGCCGACACCGTCACCGAAATGGGCATGATCAAGCACGCGTTCCAGGCGGGTATCAAGGCGCAGAAGGGCGTCGAACTGTGAGCGATGTTCCCTTGGCGAGTCGTCACTGCCCGGCGGTGCTGATCGCCGCTCCTGCTTCCGGGCAGGGCAAAACCACGGTCACCGCCGCCCTGGCCCGCTTGCACCGCAAGCAGGGCCGTAGGGTGCGGGTCTTCAAGTGCGGACCTGATTTCCTCGACCCGATGATCCTGGAGCGGGCCAGCGGCGCGCCGGTCTACCAACTGGACATGTGGATGGTCGGCGAGCAGGAGAGTCGTCGATTGTTGTGGGAAGCTGCTGCCGAAGCCGACTTGATTCTGATCGAAGGGGTGATGGGGCTGTTCGATGGCACGCCATCGAGTGCCGATCTGGCCCGGCACTTCGGCGTGCCGGTGCTGGCGGTGATCGATGGCACGGCCATGGCCCAGACCTTCGGTGCCCTGGCCCTGGGCCTGGCGCGGTATCAGCCGGACTTGCCTTTCGCCGGGGTACTGGCCAATCGGGTCGGCACCTTGCGTCATGCGCAGTTGCTCGAAGGCAGCCTGACCGAAGGCCTGCGCTGGTACGGCGCCCTGTCACGGGAAACCGGTATCGAGCTGCCAAGTCGCCACCTTGGGTTGGTCCAGGCCAGTGAATTGAATGATCTGGACCTGCGCCTCGACGCCGCCGCCGATGCCTTGGCTGGCAGTTGTGAAGTGGCGTTGCCGCCGGCTGTGGAGTTCGTCGCGCCAGCGGTGATTGCCGCGCAGCCGTGGCTGGAAGGTGTGCACATCGCCGTGGCCCGGGACGAAGCGTTCGCCTTCACCTATGGCGCCAGCCTTGATTTGTTGCGAGCCATGGGCGCGCAACTGAGCTTCTTTTCACCTATTCATGACAGCGAACTGCCGGCGGCGGACAGCCTGTATCTGCCCGGTGGCTATCCGGAATTGCACCATGTTGCGCTGGCGCAAAACGCGCCGATGCTGGCGGCGATCCGCGCGCACCATCAAGCAGGCAAACCCTTGCTGGCTGAATGCGGCGGCATGCTTTATCTGTTGGACTCGTTGACGGATGTGGACGGCACCCGCGCCGAGCTGCTTGGGTTGCTGGCCGGTGACGCGCAGATGCAAAAGCGTCTGGCGGCCCTGGCGCTGCAATCGGTGGAGTTGCCGGAGGGCACTTTGCGCGGGCATACCTATCATCATTCCCTCACCAGCACCGGGCTGGAGCCGATTGCCCGAGGCCATAGCCCCAATGGCGGGCGTGGCGCGGAGGCGGTTTTCCGGCAGGGTCGGATGACGGCTTCCTATGTGCACTTCTATTTTCCGTCGAATCCAAGGGCGATTGCCGCGCTGTTTGCGCCTGATCCTGAGGCCGCTATCGCCAACAGGCTCGCCCCCACCTCTGATCACCTGACCCCTGTGGGAGCGAGCCTGCTCGCGAAGCGGTCATGACAGACAACTCCTTCTCCCAGGCCGAACGCGATGCCGTCTACCGGGCCATCGCCGAACGCCGCGACATGCGCCACTTCACCGGCGGCACCGTTGAGCCAGCGTTGCTGCGCCGCCTGCTGGAAGCCGCGCATCAAGCCCCCAGTGTGGGTCTGATGCAGCCGTGGCGGTTCATTCGCATCAGCGACCGCGCCTTGCGTGGGCAACTCCGTCAACTGGTGGAACAGGAACGCATCCGCACCGCCGAGGCCCTGGGCGAGCGCAGCGATGAATTCATGAAGCTCAAGGTCGAAGGCCTCAACGACTGCGCCGAAGTGCTGGTGGCGGCGTTGATGGATGATCGCGAGCGCTATGTCTTCGGTCGACGAACCCTGCCGGAAATGGACCTGGCCTCGCTGTCTTGCGCGATTCAGAATCTGTGGCTGGCTTCTCGCGCCGAAGGGCTGGGGATGGGCTGGGTTTCTCTGTTCGAGCCCCAGGCCCTGGCCGAGCTGTTGGGCCTGCCCGCCGGCGCCAAACCGCTGGCAATATTGTGCCTGGGGCCGGTCGAGGGGTTTTACCCGGCACCGATGCTCGCTCTGGAAGGCTGGGCGCAGCCGCGTGCGCTGGATGAATTGCTCTACGAAAACCATTGGGGAGTAAGCCCATGAGTGTGGCGTTGCTCAGTGCTGCCGCGGTGGCGCTGGATGCGCTGTTGGGCGAACCCCGACGCTGGCATCCGCTGGTGGCGTTCGGTCGCTTTGCCGATCGTATCGAACAACGTTTCAACTCCGGCGGGCGTGGCTGGCGCAGCCATGGCGTGACGGCGTGGATCATCGCCGTGGTGCCGTTGACCCTGCTCGCGACGGCGCTGTCCTGGGCGCCGTTGGTGGGCTGGCTGGTGGAAATCCTGGCGCTGTACCTCGCCCTTGGCCTGCGCAGTCTCGGGGAGCATGTCGAGCCAGTGGCCCGGGCTCTGCGCGGCGGGGATCTGGATGAAGCGCGCCGGCGGGTCGGCTATCTGGTCAGTCGCGAAACCGCTGAACTGGATGAGACTGCCGTTGCCCGTGCCGCCACTGAGTCGGTGCTGGAGAACGGCAGCGACGCGGTGTTCGCCGCGCTGTTCTGGTTCGCCGTCGCGGGCGCGCCAGGTGTGGTGTTGTACCGCCTGAGCAATACCCTCGACGCCATGTGGGGCTATCGCAACGAGCGCTTTGAGCGCTTTGGCTGGGCGGCGGCCAAGATCGATGATGGGCTCAACTACATTCCGGCGCGCCTGGTGGCGCTGACTTACGCCGTGCTTGGAAAAACCCGCCTGGCGCTCAAGTGCTGGCGCACCCAGGGCCCGACCTGGGACAGTCCCAATGCCGGGCCCGTGATGGCCGCCGGCGCGGGTGCGCTGGGGGTCGAACTGGGTGGCGCGGCGGTGTATCACGGCCAATTGCATCAACGTCCGCCCTTGGGCGAAGGCGCGCCGGCGAACGCCGACGCCATTGATCGCGGCTGGCAACTGGTTCAGCGTGGCGTATGGTTGTGGTTGCTGATTCTCTGCCTGGGAGCTGAGTTTTATGCTTGAGCACGGTGGGCGCCTGCGCAACGCGGCCCGGCAATACGCGATTGCCGAGGCGCACTGGCTGGATCTGTCCAGCGGCCTGGCGCCCTGGCCGTTCGACGTGCCGGCGATTGCACCGCGGGCCTGGGCACGCCTGCCTGAGACCGATGACGGGTTGGAACAGGCCGCCTGCGATTATTACGGCGCCATGCATGTGCTGCCGGTGGCGGGTTCGCAGATGGCCATCCAACTCTTGCCGCGCCTGCGTCGGGCCGGCAAGGTCGGCGTCCTCTCACCCTGTTACGCCGAACACGCCGAAGCCTGGCGCCGCAGTGGTTACATCGTGCGTGAAGTGCTGGAGCCGGAGGTGGACTTCTTCCTCGACAGCCTTGACGTGCTGGTGGTGGTCAACCCCAACAACCCCACGGGCTTGCTGTTGAGCCCCGAGCGCTTGCTGGACTGGCATGCCCGATTGGCCCAGCGCGGTGGCTGGCTGGTGGTGGATGAGGCGTTCATGGATGTCACGCCACAACTGAGCCTGGCCGCCCATGCCCATCAGGTCGGATTGAT is drawn from Pseudomonas rhizophila and contains these coding sequences:
- the cobD gene encoding threonine-phosphate decarboxylase CobD; its protein translation is MLEHGGRLRNAARQYAIAEAHWLDLSSGLAPWPFDVPAIAPRAWARLPETDDGLEQAACDYYGAMHVLPVAGSQMAIQLLPRLRRAGKVGVLSPCYAEHAEAWRRSGYIVREVLEPEVDFFLDSLDVLVVVNPNNPTGLLLSPERLLDWHARLAQRGGWLVVDEAFMDVTPQLSLAAHAHQVGLIVLRSFGKFFGLAGARLGFVLAERHLLKLLAEQVGPWAVSGPTRVVGQACLLDTDAQARQRQRCEDTSQRLALTLERHGFKPQGGCGLFQWLVTEHAQALYDFMAQRGILLRLFTHTSSLRFGLPADDGEFLRLEQAFEAYAKDIQ
- the hda gene encoding DnaA regulatory inactivator Hda, with product MKPIQLPLGVRLRDDATFINYYPGANAAALGYVERLCEADAGWTESLIYLWGKDGVGRTHLLQAACLRFEQLGEPAVYLPLAELLDRGVEILDNLEQYELVCLDDLQAVAGKADWEEALFHLFNRLRDSGRRLLIAASTSPRELPVKLADLKSRLTLALIFQMRPLSDEDKLRALQLRASRRGLHLTDEVGHFILTRGTRSMSALFELLERLDQASLQAQRKLTIPFLKETLGW
- a CDS encoding C40 family peptidase translates to MLSRFAPLVPLALVTLLFGCAAHSPVSQQAQQPQVQNSVTAQSSSVALEEEMATDKELADFAGSKPYQLPVLADSILERGMSLIGTRYRFGGSSEAGFDCSGFIGYLFREEAGMSLPRSTREMINVKAPLVARNELEPGDLLFFATNGRRGRVSHAGIYLGDNQFIHSSSRRSGGVRIDSLGDSYWSKTFIEAKRALAMAPTVVTARK
- the cobO gene encoding cob(I)yrinic acid a,c-diamide adenosyltransferase, producing MTHTPDRDERHLARMLRKKAVIDERIANSPNECGLLLVLTGNGKGKSSSAFGMLARSMGHGMQCGVVQFIKGRNSTGEELFFRRFPEQVRFHVMGEGFTWETQDRQRDIAAAEAAWAVSRQLLSDPSIGLVVLDELNIALKHGYLDLDQVLSDLQARPPMQHVVVTGRGAKPELIELADTVTEMGMIKHAFQAGIKAQKGVEL
- a CDS encoding AI-2E family transporter, translating into MGDTRRWFWLGGVALLFVFIYLLHPILTPFLVALLLAYLFDPLVDRLEKLGLSRTWGVVSVFGLIILIVIALMLVLIPMLAKQLMRLYELAPQMLDWLQHTAVPWVQSRLGLAEGFWKFDKVKAAISEHMGQTSDIVGVVLSQATASGLALIGWLANLVLIPVVAFYLLRDWDLMMAKIRSLLPRHREERIMTLAGECHEVLGAFVRGQLLVMVALGFIYAAGLMLVGLELGLLIGLIAGLAAIVPYMGFVIGIGAALIAGLFQFGGDLYPMVGIVAVFMVGQALEGMVLTPLLVGDRIGLHPVAVIFAILAGGELFGFTGVLLALPVAAVIMVLVRHMHDLYKDSDIYSGVEDPEL
- a CDS encoding PQQ-dependent sugar dehydrogenase → MLKPPHLLIVALAAGLVACGESSTLQVSDGTGPSPKLPEPNKTLIPTVNIAEAIGWPDGAKPTPAQGLQVGAFAEGLDHPRWLYVLPNGDVLVAETNAPPKPDDSKGIRGWVMEKVMGRAGAGVPSPNRITLLRDANHDGIAETRTVFLENLNSPFGMTLVGNDLYVADTDRLIRFPYKEGDTQIKAQPTKVVDLPGGTLNHHWTKNVIASQDGSKLYVTTGSNSNVGENGMEAEEGRAAIWEVDRASGNHRIFASGLRNPNGLAWEPRSGALWTAVNERDEIGSDLVPDYITSVKDGAFYGWPYSYYGQHVDKRVEPQKPELVAKAIAPDYAVGPHTASLGLTFAEGSTLPAPFTEGAFIGQHGSWNRKPHSGYKVIFVPFNAGKPVGQPVDVLTGFLNADEKAQGRPVGVVIDKQGGLLVADDVGNKIWRVWAK
- the bluB gene encoding 5,6-dimethylbenzimidazole synthase, coding for MTDNSFSQAERDAVYRAIAERRDMRHFTGGTVEPALLRRLLEAAHQAPSVGLMQPWRFIRISDRALRGQLRQLVEQERIRTAEALGERSDEFMKLKVEGLNDCAEVLVAALMDDRERYVFGRRTLPEMDLASLSCAIQNLWLASRAEGLGMGWVSLFEPQALAELLGLPAGAKPLAILCLGPVEGFYPAPMLALEGWAQPRALDELLYENHWGVSP
- a CDS encoding cobyrinate a,c-diamide synthase → MSDVPLASRHCPAVLIAAPASGQGKTTVTAALARLHRKQGRRVRVFKCGPDFLDPMILERASGAPVYQLDMWMVGEQESRRLLWEAAAEADLILIEGVMGLFDGTPSSADLARHFGVPVLAVIDGTAMAQTFGALALGLARYQPDLPFAGVLANRVGTLRHAQLLEGSLTEGLRWYGALSRETGIELPSRHLGLVQASELNDLDLRLDAAADALAGSCEVALPPAVEFVAPAVIAAQPWLEGVHIAVARDEAFAFTYGASLDLLRAMGAQLSFFSPIHDSELPAADSLYLPGGYPELHHVALAQNAPMLAAIRAHHQAGKPLLAECGGMLYLLDSLTDVDGTRAELLGLLAGDAQMQKRLAALALQSVELPEGTLRGHTYHHSLTSTGLEPIARGHSPNGGRGAEAVFRQGRMTASYVHFYFPSNPRAIAALFAPDPEAAIANRLAPTSDHLTPVGASLLAKRS
- the cbiB gene encoding adenosylcobinamide-phosphate synthase CbiB translates to MSVALLSAAAVALDALLGEPRRWHPLVAFGRFADRIEQRFNSGGRGWRSHGVTAWIIAVVPLTLLATALSWAPLVGWLVEILALYLALGLRSLGEHVEPVARALRGGDLDEARRRVGYLVSRETAELDETAVARAATESVLENGSDAVFAALFWFAVAGAPGVVLYRLSNTLDAMWGYRNERFERFGWAAAKIDDGLNYIPARLVALTYAVLGKTRLALKCWRTQGPTWDSPNAGPVMAAGAGALGVELGGAAVYHGQLHQRPPLGEGAPANADAIDRGWQLVQRGVWLWLLILCLGAEFYA
- a CDS encoding C40 family peptidase, which translates into the protein MSTSARLALMLLAALLSACASRTPPPAPVRAPVVFAPAQSFSPVAEDVLFRALGLVGTPYRWGGNTPDSGFDCSGLIGYVYRDAAGISLPRSTREMIGMRAPSVGKEALQTGDLIFFATNGGSQVSHAGIYVGEGRFVHAPATGGTVKLDSLSKAYWQKAYLSAKRVLQPAHLARNP